From Toxorhynchites rutilus septentrionalis strain SRP chromosome 2, ASM2978413v1, whole genome shotgun sequence, a single genomic window includes:
- the LOC129770392 gene encoding 5-formyltetrahydrofolate cyclo-ligase isoform X2, with translation MSKLQNPAKVALRSKIKGILESMTVADRTNQSDLITKMIQRLPFYDDCQRISIYLSTEREVNTVPMLTELFRQNKEVFVPTYNRTTMRMVRLNDMADYDNLPRTSWNIKQPNFEDATRENCLATAGLDLIILPGVGFTRGNHRLGHGGGYYDRFLRDYFSKFPNSTSRRTYLVGVAFREQMVAEELLPTDEHDFPLDMVVWPDDEVKV, from the exons ATGAGCAAACTGCAGAATCCCGCAAAAGTCGCATTGCGCAGCAAAATAAAAGGCATCCTCGAGAGCATGACCGTCGCGGACAGGACAAACCAATCGGATCTCATTACCAAAATG ATCCAGCGGCTTCCTTTCTATGACGACTGCCAAAGGATAAGCATTTATCTGAGCACTGAACGAGAGGTCAATACTGTCCCGATGCTGACGGAACTATTTCGTCAGAATAAAGAG GTCTTCGTTCCGACGTACAACCGGACGACGATGCGAATGGTTAGACTCAACGATATGGCAGATTACGATAATCTGCCAAGAACCAGCTGGAATATCAAACAGCCGAACTTCGAGGATGCCACACGGGAGAATTGTCTAGCAACAG CTGGCCTTGACCTGATTATCCTTCCCGGTGTCGGTTTCACCCGTGGCAACCATCGTCTTGGCCACGGCGGAGGCTATTATGATCGTTTCCTACGTGACTATTTCTCGAAATTCCCTAATTCCACCAGCCGAAGGACCTACCTTGTGGGAGTTGCATTCCGGGAGCAAATGGTCGCCGAAGAGCTGCTGCCAACCGACGAGCACGATTTCCCCCTGGACATGGTCGTGTGGCCGGATGACGAGGTGAAAGTTTAA
- the LOC129770392 gene encoding 5-formyltetrahydrofolate cyclo-ligase isoform X1, protein MLSGSFYHMSNRNKPRYNCHLLKNNQLNDFMRILAQIIMQPHPNSIMSKLQNPAKVALRSKIKGILESMTVADRTNQSDLITKMIQRLPFYDDCQRISIYLSTEREVNTVPMLTELFRQNKEVFVPTYNRTTMRMVRLNDMADYDNLPRTSWNIKQPNFEDATRENCLATAGLDLIILPGVGFTRGNHRLGHGGGYYDRFLRDYFSKFPNSTSRRTYLVGVAFREQMVAEELLPTDEHDFPLDMVVWPDDEVKV, encoded by the exons ATGCTCTCTGgatctttttaccacatgagtaatcgaaataagccacgatataattgtcatctgttaaaaaacaaccagttgaatgatttcatgagaattttggctcaaattatcatgcaacc CCATCCAAACTCCATCATGAGCAAACTGCAGAATCCCGCAAAAGTCGCATTGCGCAGCAAAATAAAAGGCATCCTCGAGAGCATGACCGTCGCGGACAGGACAAACCAATCGGATCTCATTACCAAAATG ATCCAGCGGCTTCCTTTCTATGACGACTGCCAAAGGATAAGCATTTATCTGAGCACTGAACGAGAGGTCAATACTGTCCCGATGCTGACGGAACTATTTCGTCAGAATAAAGAG GTCTTCGTTCCGACGTACAACCGGACGACGATGCGAATGGTTAGACTCAACGATATGGCAGATTACGATAATCTGCCAAGAACCAGCTGGAATATCAAACAGCCGAACTTCGAGGATGCCACACGGGAGAATTGTCTAGCAACAG CTGGCCTTGACCTGATTATCCTTCCCGGTGTCGGTTTCACCCGTGGCAACCATCGTCTTGGCCACGGCGGAGGCTATTATGATCGTTTCCTACGTGACTATTTCTCGAAATTCCCTAATTCCACCAGCCGAAGGACCTACCTTGTGGGAGTTGCATTCCGGGAGCAAATGGTCGCCGAAGAGCTGCTGCCAACCGACGAGCACGATTTCCCCCTGGACATGGTCGTGTGGCCGGATGACGAGGTGAAAGTTTAA